The region CTTCCACTCGTGCACTTCGGCCGGCGCGTCGGCTCCGGGCGTGGTCCGCTCTTCGGCGGGCTCCGAATCCCACAGCACCTGCAGCTTCTTCCGCCGCATGCCAACGCGGCGCCGTTCCCGCCGCTCAAGATTCAGCAGAATGCCGTACAGCCAGGTATACAGGCTGCTCCGCCCCTCGAAGGTCGCCCCTTGCCGTGAGAGCACCAGGAAGGTTTCCTGAGCCAGATCGTCGGCGTCCCAGGGATTGCCGCTCAGCACGAGGGCGGCCCGGTGAATCCGGTCGAAATGCTGCCGGGCGGTGTCTTGCAGGTCGATCGCCATCGGCATTGGTCCTTTCCGCCCGGGTTTGGATTACTGAATGATATACGGAGCTCGAAGCTGCTTCGTGCGACGTCAGTATTGGGTGCCATAGCCTGTCCCCAGAGTTCAAAATCCGTGCGATTCCGCCGGAAATGATCCCCAGGAGAGAAAAAGCCCGAAGTGCTTTCCCTTGCTTAGCTTAAAGCATCGAGGCCGGAGAATTCAACAAAAAGCGGCGAGATTTCACTTTCCGCAGCTGAGCTGATTGGTCGGAAGTCTCGCCAATCACGAGTAACGCCCCCTGAAAGAGTTGGCGAGTGGTGTGTAGCGTGCCGCGCGGCTATTTGGCCAAAGTGGCAACCTGCTCCGCTCATGGTTACATTGCACTTCTCCGCTACTTCCCACCTCAGGACTCCCGCCATGTTTTTGGTCGATGGCCATCTCGATCTGTCGATGAATGCGCTCGAATGGAACCGAGACCTCACGCTGCCGCTCGCTGATGTGCGGCGGTGGGAACTGGGCAAGAGTGACAAGGTCGATCGAGCTAAGGGCGTGTGCACGTTTCCTGAGATGCGCCGCGGCCAAATCGGGCTCTGCATTGCGACGCAGATCGCTCGCTACGTTGCCGAGGGAAATTCATTGCCGGGTTGGCACGCGCCGGAGATTGCTTGGGCCCAGACGCAAGGGCAGCTCGCGTATTACCGCGCGATGGAACGGGCTGGCGAGATGAAGCAGATCGTCGATCGCGCCGGACTGCTGCAGCATGTCGAACTCTGGCAGAACAACCCGCCTGCCGACGCGCCGATCGGTTATGTCCTCACGCTCGAGGGAGCCGATTCGATCGTTGACCTGTCGTATCTCGAAATGGCTTGGGCCAGCGGGCTTCGTTGCATCGGGCCGGCGCACTATGGCCCTGGTCGATACAGTCCCGGCACCGGCGCTGAAGGTGGCCTCACCATTGCGGGTCGCGAGCTCGTGAAGGAAATGGGCCGCTATGGTTTTTGTCTCGATGCGACTCACCTGACTGATGATGCTTTTTGGGAAGCCCTTTCGCTATGGAGCGGCCCGGTCTGGGCGAGTCACCAGAACTGTCGCGCGCTCGTGCCGCATCAACGGCAGTTTAGCGACGAACAGCTGAAAGAACTCATCCGTCGCGATGCCGTGATTGGCGGCGCGTTCGATGCTTGGATGATGGTGCCGAATTGGATCCGTGGCAAAACCACGCCGCAGGAAACCGGCTGCAAGATTGAAACGATCGCCCTGCACATCGATCACGTTTGCCAACTCGCCGGCACCGCGCGACATTGTGCCATCGGCAGCGATCTCGACGGCGGTTACGGCACT is a window of Anatilimnocola floriformis DNA encoding:
- a CDS encoding RNA polymerase sigma factor produces the protein MPMAIDLQDTARQHFDRIHRAALVLSGNPWDADDLAQETFLVLSRQGATFEGRSSLYTWLYGILLNLERRERRRVGMRRKKLQVLWDSEPAEERTTPGADAPAEVHEWKNSLWARVAQLPDGQRQSLVLRFSEGLRYEEIAEILECPLGTVKSRIFHGLAALRKLLEQEGEEASQLPAFPGEDLSHVV
- a CDS encoding dipeptidase, translated to MFLVDGHLDLSMNALEWNRDLTLPLADVRRWELGKSDKVDRAKGVCTFPEMRRGQIGLCIATQIARYVAEGNSLPGWHAPEIAWAQTQGQLAYYRAMERAGEMKQIVDRAGLLQHVELWQNNPPADAPIGYVLTLEGADSIVDLSYLEMAWASGLRCIGPAHYGPGRYSPGTGAEGGLTIAGRELVKEMGRYGFCLDATHLTDDAFWEALSLWSGPVWASHQNCRALVPHQRQFSDEQLKELIRRDAVIGGAFDAWMMVPNWIRGKTTPQETGCKIETIALHIDHVCQLAGTARHCAIGSDLDGGYGTEQTAMDLDSIADLQQIAPILEKRGYSQPDIAGIMHGNWIRKLADSLPK